From a region of the Falco cherrug isolate bFalChe1 chromosome 9, bFalChe1.pri, whole genome shotgun sequence genome:
- the MIGA2 gene encoding mitoguardin 2 isoform X3, whose protein sequence is MAFRRTEGMSIIQALAMTVAEIPVFVYTTFGQLRLSPGLRKVLFATALGTVALALAAHQLKRRRRRKKQIAPEKCGFKPGGITVPILPTRRVSSVKKGYSSKRVQSPGSKSNDTLSGISSIEPSKHSSSSHSLGSMVAVNSSSPTPASAGVWEAQAMGDAGAIADSSAESLYVQGMELFEEALQKWEQALTIRQRDSTSTSTPMPWDSKKQQESMSESIPEEESQKREFAEKLESLLHRAYHLQEEFGSSLPSDSMLLDLEKTLMLPLTDGSLRLRTDDEDSSISEESFFSAAELFDSLHFEDIPFHLSKPVAAYEEALQLVKEGKVACRTLRTELLGCYSDQDFLAKLHCIRQAFQELLEDESNQLFFGEVGKQMVIGLMTKAEKNPKAFLESYEEMLHYALKQETWPTTQQELEGRGVVCMSFFDIVLDFILMDAFEDLENPPSSVLAVLRNRWLSDSFKETALATACWSVLKAKRRLLMVPDGFISHFYSVSEHVSPVLAFGFLGPKQQLSEVCSFFKIISREAVMAFIDVFMDIAMAISIAFLTSGALLSCYRGMRASSHKSNTQPEADLFLDGRHADFFVGFSPCCIQVAGIGGWEEVFLL, encoded by the exons ATGGCATTTAGAAGGACAGAGGGAATGTCCATCATCCAGGCCTTGGCAATGACTGTGGCAGAGATCCCTGTGTTTGTTTACACAACTTTCGGGCAG CTGCGGCTCTCTCCAGGCCTGCGTAAGGTGCTGTTTGCTACAGCTCTTGGGACAGTTGCATTGGCTCTTGCAGCTCATCAGTTGAAGCGTCGTCGTCGTCGAAAGAAGCAGATCGCTCCAGAGAAGTGTGGCTTTAAGCCTGGAGGGATCACAGTGCCCATCTTGCCAACCAGAAGGGtctcttctgtgaagaaag GATACTCCAGCAAGAGAGTCCAGAGTCCTGGCAGCAAAAGCAATGACACGCTCAGTGGGATTTCCTCCATCGAGCCCAGCAAACATTCCAGTTCCTCCCACAGCCTCGGCTCG ATGGTAGCAGTCAACTCCTCAAGTCCTACACCAGCATCGGCAGGGGTGTGGGAGGCCCAGGCAATGGGAGATGCTGGAGCCATTGCTGATTCCAGTGCAGAAAGCCTTTATGTTCAAG GCATGGAGCTGTTTGAGGAGGCCCTGCAGAAGTGGGAGCAGGCACTGACCATCAGGCAGAGGGACAGTACTAGTACCAGCACCCCCATGCCCTGGGACagcaagaaacagcaagagagcATGTCTGAGAGCATCCCAGAG GAGGAGTCCCAGAAAAGGGAGTTTGCAGAGAAGCTGGAGTCCCTCTTGCACCGAGCCTACCACCTCCAGGAAGAGTTCGGGTCTTCGCTTCCATCAGACAGCATGCTGCTGGATCTGG aGAAGACTTTAATGCTTCCACTGACGGATGGGTCATTGCGGCTTCGGACAGATGATGAAGACAGCTCAATTTCCGAAGagtctttcttctctgcagcagag CTCTTTGACTCTCTCCACTTTGAGGACATACCATTCCACCTCTCTAAGCCCGTAGCAGCATATGAAGAAGCTCTGCAGTTAGTGAAAGAAGGGAAGGTTGCATGCCGGACACTGAG GACAGAGCTTCTTGGCTGCTACAGCGACCAGGATTTCCTTGCGAAGCTGCATTGCATCAGGCAGGCCTTCCAG gagctgctggaggatgAAAGCAATCAACTGTTTTTTGGGGAGGTTGGGAAGCAAATGGTGATAGGACTGATGACAAAGGCTGAAAAG AATCCCAaagcttttctggaaagctACGAGGAGATGCTGCATTATGCACTGAAGCAGGAGACCTGGCCGACCactcagcaggagctggagggaagaggg GTGGTGTGCATGAGTTTCTTTGATATTGTGCTGGACTTCATCCTCATGGATGCTTTTGAGGATCTGGAGAACCCACCCTCCTCCGTGCTAGCTGTGCTACGCAACCGCTGGCTCTCCGACAGCTTCAAGGAGACG GCTCTAGCAACTGCTTGCTGGTCagttctgaaagcaaaaaggagGCTTCTGATG GTACCAGATGGCTTTATCTCTCATTTCTACTCCGTATCGGAGCATGTCAGTCCTGTTCTAGCCTTTGGTTTTCTGGGGCCCAAGCAGCAATTATCTGAAGTCTGCAGTTTCTTCAAG ATAATATCACGAGAAGCTGTGATGGCATTCATTGATGTTTTCATGGATATTGCCATGGCCATCAGCATTGCTTTCctgacttcaggagctctgctgTCCTGTTACAGAGGCATGAGGGCATCTAGCCACAAAAGTAATACCCAGCCTGAAGCAGATCTTTTCTTGGATGGCAGACATGCAGATTTCTTTGTGGGGTTCTCTCCTTGCTGCATCCAGGTAGCTGGTATTGGTGGGTGGGAGGAGGTCTTCTTACTGTAA
- the MIGA2 gene encoding mitoguardin 2 isoform X2: MAFRRTEGMSIIQALAMTVAEIPVFVYTTFGQSVFSQLRLSPGLRKVLFATALGTVALALAAHQLKRRRRRKKQIAPEKCGFKPGGITVPILPTRRVSSVKKGYSSKRVQSPGSKSNDTLSGISSIEPSKHSSSSHSLGSMVAVNSSSPTPASAGVWEAQAMGDAGAIADSSAESLYVQGMELFEEALQKWEQALTIRQRDSTSTSTPMPWDSKKQQESMSESIPEESQKREFAEKLESLLHRAYHLQEEFGSSLPSDSMLLDLEKTLMLPLTDGSLRLRTDDEDSSISEESFFSAAELFDSLHFEDIPFHLSKPVAAYEEALQLVKEGKVACRTLRTELLGCYSDQDFLAKLHCIRQAFQELLEDESNQLFFGEVGKQMVIGLMTKAEKNPKAFLESYEEMLHYALKQETWPTTQQELEGRGVVCMSFFDIVLDFILMDAFEDLENPPSSVLAVLRNRWLSDSFKETALATACWSVLKAKRRLLMVPDGFISHFYSVSEHVSPVLAFGFLGPKQQLSEVCSFFKIISREAVMAFIDVFMDIAMAISIAFLTSGALLSCYRGMRASSHKSNTQPEADLFLDGRHADFFVGFSPCCIQVAGIGGWEEVFLL; encoded by the exons ATGGCATTTAGAAGGACAGAGGGAATGTCCATCATCCAGGCCTTGGCAATGACTGTGGCAGAGATCCCTGTGTTTGTTTACACAACTTTCGGGCAG TCTGTCTTCTCTCAGCTGCGGCTCTCTCCAGGCCTGCGTAAGGTGCTGTTTGCTACAGCTCTTGGGACAGTTGCATTGGCTCTTGCAGCTCATCAGTTGAAGCGTCGTCGTCGTCGAAAGAAGCAGATCGCTCCAGAGAAGTGTGGCTTTAAGCCTGGAGGGATCACAGTGCCCATCTTGCCAACCAGAAGGGtctcttctgtgaagaaag GATACTCCAGCAAGAGAGTCCAGAGTCCTGGCAGCAAAAGCAATGACACGCTCAGTGGGATTTCCTCCATCGAGCCCAGCAAACATTCCAGTTCCTCCCACAGCCTCGGCTCG ATGGTAGCAGTCAACTCCTCAAGTCCTACACCAGCATCGGCAGGGGTGTGGGAGGCCCAGGCAATGGGAGATGCTGGAGCCATTGCTGATTCCAGTGCAGAAAGCCTTTATGTTCAAG GCATGGAGCTGTTTGAGGAGGCCCTGCAGAAGTGGGAGCAGGCACTGACCATCAGGCAGAGGGACAGTACTAGTACCAGCACCCCCATGCCCTGGGACagcaagaaacagcaagagagcATGTCTGAGAGCATCCCAGAG GAGTCCCAGAAAAGGGAGTTTGCAGAGAAGCTGGAGTCCCTCTTGCACCGAGCCTACCACCTCCAGGAAGAGTTCGGGTCTTCGCTTCCATCAGACAGCATGCTGCTGGATCTGG aGAAGACTTTAATGCTTCCACTGACGGATGGGTCATTGCGGCTTCGGACAGATGATGAAGACAGCTCAATTTCCGAAGagtctttcttctctgcagcagag CTCTTTGACTCTCTCCACTTTGAGGACATACCATTCCACCTCTCTAAGCCCGTAGCAGCATATGAAGAAGCTCTGCAGTTAGTGAAAGAAGGGAAGGTTGCATGCCGGACACTGAG GACAGAGCTTCTTGGCTGCTACAGCGACCAGGATTTCCTTGCGAAGCTGCATTGCATCAGGCAGGCCTTCCAG gagctgctggaggatgAAAGCAATCAACTGTTTTTTGGGGAGGTTGGGAAGCAAATGGTGATAGGACTGATGACAAAGGCTGAAAAG AATCCCAaagcttttctggaaagctACGAGGAGATGCTGCATTATGCACTGAAGCAGGAGACCTGGCCGACCactcagcaggagctggagggaagaggg GTGGTGTGCATGAGTTTCTTTGATATTGTGCTGGACTTCATCCTCATGGATGCTTTTGAGGATCTGGAGAACCCACCCTCCTCCGTGCTAGCTGTGCTACGCAACCGCTGGCTCTCCGACAGCTTCAAGGAGACG GCTCTAGCAACTGCTTGCTGGTCagttctgaaagcaaaaaggagGCTTCTGATG GTACCAGATGGCTTTATCTCTCATTTCTACTCCGTATCGGAGCATGTCAGTCCTGTTCTAGCCTTTGGTTTTCTGGGGCCCAAGCAGCAATTATCTGAAGTCTGCAGTTTCTTCAAG ATAATATCACGAGAAGCTGTGATGGCATTCATTGATGTTTTCATGGATATTGCCATGGCCATCAGCATTGCTTTCctgacttcaggagctctgctgTCCTGTTACAGAGGCATGAGGGCATCTAGCCACAAAAGTAATACCCAGCCTGAAGCAGATCTTTTCTTGGATGGCAGACATGCAGATTTCTTTGTGGGGTTCTCTCCTTGCTGCATCCAGGTAGCTGGTATTGGTGGGTGGGAGGAGGTCTTCTTACTGTAA
- the MIGA2 gene encoding mitoguardin 2 isoform X5, with protein MAFRRTEGMSIIQALAMTVAEIPVFVYTTFGQSVFSQLRLSPGLRKVLFATALGTVALALAAHQLKRRRRRKKQIAPEKCGFKPGGITVPILPTRRVSSVKKGYSSKRVQSPGSKSNDTLSGISSIEPSKHSSSSHSLGSMVAVNSSSPTPASAGVWEAQAMGDAGAIADSSAESLYVQGMELFEEALQKWEQALTIRQRDSTSTSTPMPWDSKKQQESMSESIPEESQKREFAEKLESLLHRAYHLQEEFGSSLPSDSMLLDLEKTLMLPLTDGSLRLRTDDEDSSISEESFFSAAELFDSLHFEDIPFHLSKPVAAYEEALQLVKEGKVACRTLRTELLGCYSDQDFLAKLHCIRQAFQELLEDESNQLFFGEVGKQMVIGLMTKAEKNPKAFLESYEEMLHYALKQETWPTTQQELEGRGVVCMSFFDIVLDFILMDAFEDLENPPSSVLAVLRNRWLSDSFKETALATACWSVLKAKRRLLMVPDGFISHFYSVSEHVSPVLAFGFLGPKQQLSEVCSFFKHQIVQYLKDMFDLDNVRYTTVQSLAEDILQLSRRRSEILLGYLGTETSPEMNGMLPGENEPLKELI; from the exons ATGGCATTTAGAAGGACAGAGGGAATGTCCATCATCCAGGCCTTGGCAATGACTGTGGCAGAGATCCCTGTGTTTGTTTACACAACTTTCGGGCAG TCTGTCTTCTCTCAGCTGCGGCTCTCTCCAGGCCTGCGTAAGGTGCTGTTTGCTACAGCTCTTGGGACAGTTGCATTGGCTCTTGCAGCTCATCAGTTGAAGCGTCGTCGTCGTCGAAAGAAGCAGATCGCTCCAGAGAAGTGTGGCTTTAAGCCTGGAGGGATCACAGTGCCCATCTTGCCAACCAGAAGGGtctcttctgtgaagaaag GATACTCCAGCAAGAGAGTCCAGAGTCCTGGCAGCAAAAGCAATGACACGCTCAGTGGGATTTCCTCCATCGAGCCCAGCAAACATTCCAGTTCCTCCCACAGCCTCGGCTCG ATGGTAGCAGTCAACTCCTCAAGTCCTACACCAGCATCGGCAGGGGTGTGGGAGGCCCAGGCAATGGGAGATGCTGGAGCCATTGCTGATTCCAGTGCAGAAAGCCTTTATGTTCAAG GCATGGAGCTGTTTGAGGAGGCCCTGCAGAAGTGGGAGCAGGCACTGACCATCAGGCAGAGGGACAGTACTAGTACCAGCACCCCCATGCCCTGGGACagcaagaaacagcaagagagcATGTCTGAGAGCATCCCAGAG GAGTCCCAGAAAAGGGAGTTTGCAGAGAAGCTGGAGTCCCTCTTGCACCGAGCCTACCACCTCCAGGAAGAGTTCGGGTCTTCGCTTCCATCAGACAGCATGCTGCTGGATCTGG aGAAGACTTTAATGCTTCCACTGACGGATGGGTCATTGCGGCTTCGGACAGATGATGAAGACAGCTCAATTTCCGAAGagtctttcttctctgcagcagag CTCTTTGACTCTCTCCACTTTGAGGACATACCATTCCACCTCTCTAAGCCCGTAGCAGCATATGAAGAAGCTCTGCAGTTAGTGAAAGAAGGGAAGGTTGCATGCCGGACACTGAG GACAGAGCTTCTTGGCTGCTACAGCGACCAGGATTTCCTTGCGAAGCTGCATTGCATCAGGCAGGCCTTCCAG gagctgctggaggatgAAAGCAATCAACTGTTTTTTGGGGAGGTTGGGAAGCAAATGGTGATAGGACTGATGACAAAGGCTGAAAAG AATCCCAaagcttttctggaaagctACGAGGAGATGCTGCATTATGCACTGAAGCAGGAGACCTGGCCGACCactcagcaggagctggagggaagaggg GTGGTGTGCATGAGTTTCTTTGATATTGTGCTGGACTTCATCCTCATGGATGCTTTTGAGGATCTGGAGAACCCACCCTCCTCCGTGCTAGCTGTGCTACGCAACCGCTGGCTCTCCGACAGCTTCAAGGAGACG GCTCTAGCAACTGCTTGCTGGTCagttctgaaagcaaaaaggagGCTTCTGATG GTACCAGATGGCTTTATCTCTCATTTCTACTCCGTATCGGAGCATGTCAGTCCTGTTCTAGCCTTTGGTTTTCTGGGGCCCAAGCAGCAATTATCTGAAGTCTGCAGTTTCTTCAAG CACCAGATAGTACAATACCTGAAGGACATGTTTGATTTGGACAACGTGAGATACACAACAGTGCAGTCACTGGCAGAAGACATTTTGCAGCTGTCACGGCGGCGCAGCGAGATCCTCTTGGGATACCTGGGCACCGAGACCTCCCCTGAGATGAATGGCATGCTTCCTGGTGAAAATGAGCCACTGAAGGAACTCATCTGA
- the MIGA2 gene encoding mitoguardin 2 isoform X1, with amino-acid sequence MAFRRTEGMSIIQALAMTVAEIPVFVYTTFGQSVFSQLRLSPGLRKVLFATALGTVALALAAHQLKRRRRRKKQIAPEKCGFKPGGITVPILPTRRVSSVKKGYSSKRVQSPGSKSNDTLSGISSIEPSKHSSSSHSLGSMVAVNSSSPTPASAGVWEAQAMGDAGAIADSSAESLYVQGMELFEEALQKWEQALTIRQRDSTSTSTPMPWDSKKQQESMSESIPEEESQKREFAEKLESLLHRAYHLQEEFGSSLPSDSMLLDLEKTLMLPLTDGSLRLRTDDEDSSISEESFFSAAELFDSLHFEDIPFHLSKPVAAYEEALQLVKEGKVACRTLRTELLGCYSDQDFLAKLHCIRQAFQELLEDESNQLFFGEVGKQMVIGLMTKAEKNPKAFLESYEEMLHYALKQETWPTTQQELEGRGVVCMSFFDIVLDFILMDAFEDLENPPSSVLAVLRNRWLSDSFKETALATACWSVLKAKRRLLMVPDGFISHFYSVSEHVSPVLAFGFLGPKQQLSEVCSFFKIISREAVMAFIDVFMDIAMAISIAFLTSGALLSCYRGMRASSHKSNTQPEADLFLDGRHADFFVGFSPCCIQVAGIGGWEEVFLL; translated from the exons ATGGCATTTAGAAGGACAGAGGGAATGTCCATCATCCAGGCCTTGGCAATGACTGTGGCAGAGATCCCTGTGTTTGTTTACACAACTTTCGGGCAG TCTGTCTTCTCTCAGCTGCGGCTCTCTCCAGGCCTGCGTAAGGTGCTGTTTGCTACAGCTCTTGGGACAGTTGCATTGGCTCTTGCAGCTCATCAGTTGAAGCGTCGTCGTCGTCGAAAGAAGCAGATCGCTCCAGAGAAGTGTGGCTTTAAGCCTGGAGGGATCACAGTGCCCATCTTGCCAACCAGAAGGGtctcttctgtgaagaaag GATACTCCAGCAAGAGAGTCCAGAGTCCTGGCAGCAAAAGCAATGACACGCTCAGTGGGATTTCCTCCATCGAGCCCAGCAAACATTCCAGTTCCTCCCACAGCCTCGGCTCG ATGGTAGCAGTCAACTCCTCAAGTCCTACACCAGCATCGGCAGGGGTGTGGGAGGCCCAGGCAATGGGAGATGCTGGAGCCATTGCTGATTCCAGTGCAGAAAGCCTTTATGTTCAAG GCATGGAGCTGTTTGAGGAGGCCCTGCAGAAGTGGGAGCAGGCACTGACCATCAGGCAGAGGGACAGTACTAGTACCAGCACCCCCATGCCCTGGGACagcaagaaacagcaagagagcATGTCTGAGAGCATCCCAGAG GAGGAGTCCCAGAAAAGGGAGTTTGCAGAGAAGCTGGAGTCCCTCTTGCACCGAGCCTACCACCTCCAGGAAGAGTTCGGGTCTTCGCTTCCATCAGACAGCATGCTGCTGGATCTGG aGAAGACTTTAATGCTTCCACTGACGGATGGGTCATTGCGGCTTCGGACAGATGATGAAGACAGCTCAATTTCCGAAGagtctttcttctctgcagcagag CTCTTTGACTCTCTCCACTTTGAGGACATACCATTCCACCTCTCTAAGCCCGTAGCAGCATATGAAGAAGCTCTGCAGTTAGTGAAAGAAGGGAAGGTTGCATGCCGGACACTGAG GACAGAGCTTCTTGGCTGCTACAGCGACCAGGATTTCCTTGCGAAGCTGCATTGCATCAGGCAGGCCTTCCAG gagctgctggaggatgAAAGCAATCAACTGTTTTTTGGGGAGGTTGGGAAGCAAATGGTGATAGGACTGATGACAAAGGCTGAAAAG AATCCCAaagcttttctggaaagctACGAGGAGATGCTGCATTATGCACTGAAGCAGGAGACCTGGCCGACCactcagcaggagctggagggaagaggg GTGGTGTGCATGAGTTTCTTTGATATTGTGCTGGACTTCATCCTCATGGATGCTTTTGAGGATCTGGAGAACCCACCCTCCTCCGTGCTAGCTGTGCTACGCAACCGCTGGCTCTCCGACAGCTTCAAGGAGACG GCTCTAGCAACTGCTTGCTGGTCagttctgaaagcaaaaaggagGCTTCTGATG GTACCAGATGGCTTTATCTCTCATTTCTACTCCGTATCGGAGCATGTCAGTCCTGTTCTAGCCTTTGGTTTTCTGGGGCCCAAGCAGCAATTATCTGAAGTCTGCAGTTTCTTCAAG ATAATATCACGAGAAGCTGTGATGGCATTCATTGATGTTTTCATGGATATTGCCATGGCCATCAGCATTGCTTTCctgacttcaggagctctgctgTCCTGTTACAGAGGCATGAGGGCATCTAGCCACAAAAGTAATACCCAGCCTGAAGCAGATCTTTTCTTGGATGGCAGACATGCAGATTTCTTTGTGGGGTTCTCTCCTTGCTGCATCCAGGTAGCTGGTATTGGTGGGTGGGAGGAGGTCTTCTTACTGTAA
- the MIGA2 gene encoding mitoguardin 2 isoform X4, with translation MAFRRTEGMSIIQALAMTVAEIPVFVYTTFGQSVFSQLRLSPGLRKVLFATALGTVALALAAHQLKRRRRRKKQIAPEKCGFKPGGITVPILPTRRVSSVKKGYSSKRVQSPGSKSNDTLSGISSIEPSKHSSSSHSLGSMVAVNSSSPTPASAGVWEAQAMGDAGAIADSSAESLYVQGMELFEEALQKWEQALTIRQRDSTSTSTPMPWDSKKQQESMSESIPEEESQKREFAEKLESLLHRAYHLQEEFGSSLPSDSMLLDLEKTLMLPLTDGSLRLRTDDEDSSISEESFFSAAELFDSLHFEDIPFHLSKPVAAYEEALQLVKEGKVACRTLRTELLGCYSDQDFLAKLHCIRQAFQELLEDESNQLFFGEVGKQMVIGLMTKAEKNPKAFLESYEEMLHYALKQETWPTTQQELEGRGVVCMSFFDIVLDFILMDAFEDLENPPSSVLAVLRNRWLSDSFKETALATACWSVLKAKRRLLMVPDGFISHFYSVSEHVSPVLAFGFLGPKQQLSEVCSFFKHQIVQYLKDMFDLDNVRYTTVQSLAEDILQLSRRRSEILLGYLGTETSPEMNGMLPGENEPLKELI, from the exons ATGGCATTTAGAAGGACAGAGGGAATGTCCATCATCCAGGCCTTGGCAATGACTGTGGCAGAGATCCCTGTGTTTGTTTACACAACTTTCGGGCAG TCTGTCTTCTCTCAGCTGCGGCTCTCTCCAGGCCTGCGTAAGGTGCTGTTTGCTACAGCTCTTGGGACAGTTGCATTGGCTCTTGCAGCTCATCAGTTGAAGCGTCGTCGTCGTCGAAAGAAGCAGATCGCTCCAGAGAAGTGTGGCTTTAAGCCTGGAGGGATCACAGTGCCCATCTTGCCAACCAGAAGGGtctcttctgtgaagaaag GATACTCCAGCAAGAGAGTCCAGAGTCCTGGCAGCAAAAGCAATGACACGCTCAGTGGGATTTCCTCCATCGAGCCCAGCAAACATTCCAGTTCCTCCCACAGCCTCGGCTCG ATGGTAGCAGTCAACTCCTCAAGTCCTACACCAGCATCGGCAGGGGTGTGGGAGGCCCAGGCAATGGGAGATGCTGGAGCCATTGCTGATTCCAGTGCAGAAAGCCTTTATGTTCAAG GCATGGAGCTGTTTGAGGAGGCCCTGCAGAAGTGGGAGCAGGCACTGACCATCAGGCAGAGGGACAGTACTAGTACCAGCACCCCCATGCCCTGGGACagcaagaaacagcaagagagcATGTCTGAGAGCATCCCAGAG GAGGAGTCCCAGAAAAGGGAGTTTGCAGAGAAGCTGGAGTCCCTCTTGCACCGAGCCTACCACCTCCAGGAAGAGTTCGGGTCTTCGCTTCCATCAGACAGCATGCTGCTGGATCTGG aGAAGACTTTAATGCTTCCACTGACGGATGGGTCATTGCGGCTTCGGACAGATGATGAAGACAGCTCAATTTCCGAAGagtctttcttctctgcagcagag CTCTTTGACTCTCTCCACTTTGAGGACATACCATTCCACCTCTCTAAGCCCGTAGCAGCATATGAAGAAGCTCTGCAGTTAGTGAAAGAAGGGAAGGTTGCATGCCGGACACTGAG GACAGAGCTTCTTGGCTGCTACAGCGACCAGGATTTCCTTGCGAAGCTGCATTGCATCAGGCAGGCCTTCCAG gagctgctggaggatgAAAGCAATCAACTGTTTTTTGGGGAGGTTGGGAAGCAAATGGTGATAGGACTGATGACAAAGGCTGAAAAG AATCCCAaagcttttctggaaagctACGAGGAGATGCTGCATTATGCACTGAAGCAGGAGACCTGGCCGACCactcagcaggagctggagggaagaggg GTGGTGTGCATGAGTTTCTTTGATATTGTGCTGGACTTCATCCTCATGGATGCTTTTGAGGATCTGGAGAACCCACCCTCCTCCGTGCTAGCTGTGCTACGCAACCGCTGGCTCTCCGACAGCTTCAAGGAGACG GCTCTAGCAACTGCTTGCTGGTCagttctgaaagcaaaaaggagGCTTCTGATG GTACCAGATGGCTTTATCTCTCATTTCTACTCCGTATCGGAGCATGTCAGTCCTGTTCTAGCCTTTGGTTTTCTGGGGCCCAAGCAGCAATTATCTGAAGTCTGCAGTTTCTTCAAG CACCAGATAGTACAATACCTGAAGGACATGTTTGATTTGGACAACGTGAGATACACAACAGTGCAGTCACTGGCAGAAGACATTTTGCAGCTGTCACGGCGGCGCAGCGAGATCCTCTTGGGATACCTGGGCACCGAGACCTCCCCTGAGATGAATGGCATGCTTCCTGGTGAAAATGAGCCACTGAAGGAACTCATCTGA